Sequence from the Actinocatenispora sera genome:
ACCGCACCGGTGCTGGCCTGGCTGATCGCCCCCGGTACGCCGGTGGACGCGGCGGTGCGGCGCGACGTCGACCTGTCCTGCGCGACGCTCGGTGGCCTTGCCGCTGCCGCCGCGGCGGGGCGGGCGGCGGACCGGCCGGCCCGGGTACACCTCAAGATCGACACCGGTCTCTCGCGGGGCGGTTCGACCGCGGGCAGTTGGCCAGATCTGGTCACCGCCGCGGCGAAGGCGCAGGCGGACGGGGCGGTGCAGGTGGTCGGCGTGTGGAGCCACCTGGCCTGCGCGGACGAGCCCGGGCATCCGAGCGTCGACCGGCAGCTGGCCGCGTACCACGAGGCCCTGGACGTCGCCGAGCGCGCCGGGCTGCGGCCGACGCACCGCCATCTGGCCAACTCGGCGGGCCTGCTGACCAGGCCGGACACCCACTTCGACCTGGTCCGTCCGGGCATCGCGTGCTACGGGTTGTCGCCGGTGCGGGGCTGGCCGAGCGCGGCGGCGCTGCGGCCGGCGATGACGGTCCGGGCGCGGGTGTTGATCAGCAAGCAGGTGCCGGCCGGCACCGGCGTCTCGTACGGGCACACCTACCGCACCGAGCGGCCGGGCACCATCGCGGTGATCCCGCTCGGCTACGCGGACGGGGTGTTCCGGGCGGCGAGCAACGCGGGCCAGGTGTGGCTCGCCGGCGCGCGCCGGACCATCGCCGGGCGGGTCTGCATGGACCAGTTCGTGGTGGACGTCGGCGACGCTCCGGTGGGGGACGGGGACGTCGCGGTGCTGTTCGGGCCGGGCGACGGCGGCGAGCCGACGGCGGACGACTGGGCCGATGTGATCGGCACGATCAACTACGAGGTGGTGTGCCGGCTGGGCATCTCGCGCGCGGTGCGGCGGTACGTCGGCGGCGCGGCGTAATGCCCGATCGACGCAGCAGGGCCCGTACCGCCGGGCTGGTGGGCGCGGCTGTCGGTGCCGCGGCGGCGGGGGTCGCCGGCGGCCTCGCGGTGCGGGCGCTGCTGACCCGGCGCGATCGCGCCCCGGCCCCGGTCGACCCGTACGCGGACGAGCCGTTCGACGCGCTGCCGGCGGACGCGGAGCTGGTCGTCACCACCGACGAGGGCGTCGACCTGCACGTCGAGGTGGTGGAGCCGCCGGGGCGTGGTGCGCCGGCGCTGACCGTCGTGTTCGTGCACGGGTACGCGCTGGATTCCGGCACGTTCCACTTCCAGCGCCGGGCGTTGACCGAGTTGACGTCACCGCGGCTGCGGCTGGTCGCCTACGACCAGCCGGGCCACGGCCGGTCCGGTCGGCTGCCGGCGGGGGAGTACTCGATCGACGCGCTCGGCGGCGCGCTGTGGCGGGTGATCGAGGAGGTCGCGCCGGACGGCCCGCTGGCGCTGGTCGGTCACTCGATGGGTGGGATGACCATCATGGCGCTGGCCGAGCGCCACCCGGAGCTGTTCGAGCCGGGCGGCCGGATCCGCGCGGTCACGTTCGTTTCCACCTCGGCCGGCGAGCTGGCCGGGGTTCCGTTGGGGCTGCCCAAGTTGCTGCCCCGGGCGAGCCTGCTGCCGGCGCTGGCGAACGCGGCGAAGCTGACGCCGGGCATCATCGACCGGGCCCGCGGCGCCGCCGGCGACATCGCGTACCTGCTGACCCGGCGGTACGGGTTCGCCGGTGCGACGCCGAGCCCGGCCGTGGTGAAGTACGTGGAGCGGATGAACGCGCGCACCTCGGTCGAGTCGATCGCCGGCTACGTCAAGACGCTGTACGAGCACCGCCGCTACCGCGCGCTGGAAGCCTTGCGGCACACCAGGGTGCTGGTGATCGCCGGCGACTCCGACGTGTTCACGCCGCTGTCGCACGCGCAGGAGATCACCCGGCTGCTGCCGAACGCGACGCTGCTGGTGTTGCCGGACGCGGGGCACATGGCTTTGCTGGAGTACCCGGACGCGGTCACCGAGCCGCTGCGCGTGCTGCTGGTGGCGGCCGCGAAGAAGAGGAGTACCACGTGATCGGCACCGTCCACCATGAACTGTCCACTGTGGATGATACGCGGGCGTTCGGCGAGCGGCTGGCCCGGTTGCTGCGGGCCGGCGACCTGGTCGTCCTGGTCGGTCCGCTCGGTGCCGGAAAGACCGCGCTGACCCAGGGGATCGGCGCCGGACTGGGCGTGCGCGGTGACGTCACCAGCCCGACTTTCGTGATCGCCCGGGTGCACCCGCCGGACCCGGCGCGGGGCGGTCGGCTGCCGCTGGTGCACGTCGACGCGTACCGGCTGGGCGGCGCGCTGGAGGTCGACGACCTGGACCTGGACGCCAGCGCCGAGGACTCGGTGACGGTGGTCGAGTGGGGGCAGGGACTGGTCGAGCAGCTCGCGGACGCTCACCTGGAGGTGCGCATCGACCGGCTCGACGACGACACCCGCACCGCCACCCTGATCCCGCACGGCGGCGACTGGGCCGACCGCCTCGCCACCCTCTGACACCCTAGCCGGCGGTACCCAGGTCGAAGCCTGCCCGGGGACGTCCGCGCGACCGCGGCATCAGGCGCCGAGGAAGGGCAGCAGCGCGGCGGTGAGCTGGGCCGGGGCGTCCTCCTGGACCAGGTGGCCGGCCCCGGGGACGACGGTCAGTTCGGCCGGCCCGATCAGGCCGGCGAGTTCCCGGCCGCGGTCGAGCGGGATCCACTCGTCGTCGCCGCCCCAGCAGATCAGTGTCGGGATGGCAATGTCGCCGAGCAGGTCCCGGAACTCGTCGGTGTAGCTCTGGTCGGCCTGCGCGATCTGCCGGTAGAACGCGGACTGACCGGTGTCGCCCAGCCACGGCCTGACCAGCGCGTCCAGCGTCGGGGGAGGCAGCCCCGGTGCGCTCGCCGACGCCACGTACCGTCGCACCAGCGCCTCGTGCAGGTGGCCGGGAAGCTGCTCGAACACCTCGGTGTTGGCGCCGACCAGCCGGAAGAACGGCGAACCCCACGGCGCGAGCGCGACCGGGTCGACCAGACCGAGCCGCCGGTACCGGGCGTGGTGCAGCAGCAACGCCCGCAGCGCGACGGCGCCGCCGAAGTCGTGCGCCACCACGGCGGGCGCGGGCAGCCGCCAGTGCTCGAGCAGTTCGGTGAACACCCGGGACTGCGCGCCGAGGGACACGTCCTGCCCGGCTGCCATCGCCGACGCCCCGTAGCCCGGCATGTCCCAGACGTACACCCGGTACGTGGCGGCGAGGGCCGCGGCGACGTTGCGCCACACGTACGAGGCGAACGGGGTGCCGTGCAGCAGGACGACCGGTTCGGCCCCGTCCGGGCCGAGCACGTCCCACCGAACGGTGCCCGATTCGCTCTCGTACGTCCTGCTCAGCCGCCATGTGCCCATTCGCCGATGGTGCCAGTGTCGGGTGCGCTCCGGCGCGGTCGGGGGGCTCGCCGTCTCGGTAACTGCCGACGGCGGCACCGGCGGCCGGTCGGGTGGTCGAAGGTCGGTCCGCGGGCGCGGACGACCGCAAGGCAGGATGGGTACGTGCTGGTACTGGGTGTTGACACGGCGACAGCGGCGGTGACCGCGGTGCTCGCCGAGGTGACCGACGACGATGTGCGGGAACTGGCCACCGAGGTGACCGTGGCCGCGCAGGCGCACGGCGAGCGGCTCGCGCCGGCGATCGAGGCGGTGCTGACCGCGACCGGGCGCACGCCGGCCGATCTGGTTGCCGTGGTCGCCGGTACCGGTCCGGGGCCGTTCACCGGCCTGCGGGTGGGGCTGGTGACCGCCACCGCGCTCGGCCAGACCCTGGCGATCCCCACGTACGACGTGTGCACGCTGGACGCGCTCGGCGCGGTCGCCGGTGCCGGCCGGGTGCTGGTCGCCACCGACGCGCGGCGCAAGGAGATCTACTGGGCGACCTACCTCGACGGGGTCCGGCAGACCGGGCCGGCGGTGGCCAGGCCCGCCGAGGTCGCCGACGGGTTGGCCGTCGACCGGGCGGTCGGTGCCGGCGCGGTGCAGTACGCGGAGATCCTCGGCGTGCCGGTGGCCGACGAGCCGCGCTACCCGGTCGGTACCGCACTGGTCGCGCTGGCCGCCGACCGGATCCGGGCCGGTGCGCCGGGCGAGACGCTGGTACCCCGGTACCTGCGGCGACCCGACGTGACGCCGGCCGCCGCACCCAAGCCGGCCGCCACCCGTTGAGCCGGCGCGAGGAAGCGGGCCCGGGCCGGTGAGCGAGGTGCGGATCGAGCGGCTGCGCTGGTGGCACATCCGCGAACTGCTGCCGATCGAGGACGAGCTGTTCGGCGCGGAGCGGTGGAGCGCGGCGATGTTCTGGAGCGAGCTCGCCGCCGGCCACTACTACCGGATCGCCCGCGACGACACCGGCATCGTCGGCTACGCCGGACTCGCCGTCACCGGCCCGGACGAGGCGTGGATCCACAACATCGCGGTACGCCGGGACCGGCAGCGCGCCGGCGTCGGCCGGGCCCTGCTGGACGACCTGCTCGCGGAGGCGGACCGGCACGGCGCGACGCACGTGCTGCTGGAGGTCGCGGTCGACAACGAGCCGGCCCGGACGCTGTACGGTCGCTACGGGTTCGTCGAGGTCGGCCGGCGCCGCGGCTACTACCAACCGAGCAACACCGACGCGTTGGTACTGAGAAGAGAGGCTTCGGGCAGTGACTGAGCAGGAGCGCGCGGCGGGCGCCGACGGGCCGCTGGTGCTGGGCATCGAGACGTCGTGCGACGAGACCGGGATCGGCGTGGTGCGCGGCACCACGCTGCTCGCCGACGCCGTCGCCTCCAGCATGTCCGAGCACGCCAAGTACGGCGGGGTGGTGCCGGAAGTGGCGAGCCGGGCGCACCTGGCGGCGATGGCCGGCACCATGCGCGAGGCGCTCGACACCGCCGGGGTACGGCTGTCCGATGTGGACGCCGTCGCGGTCACCGCCGGCCCGGGACTGGCCGGCGCCCTGCTGGTCGGCGTCGCCGCCGCGAAGGCGTACGCGCTGGCCGCGAACAAGCCGCTGTACGGGGTGAACCACCTGTCCGCGCACGTCGCGGTGGACACCCTGGAGCACGGTCCGCTGCCCGAGCCGGCGATCGCGATGCTGGTGTCCGGCGGGCACTCCTCGCTGCTGATGGTGGAGGACCTGGCCGGCCGGGTCGAGCCGCTCGGCGCCACCATCGACGACGCGGCCGGGGAGGCATTCGACAAGGTGGCCCGGCTGCTCGGGCTGCCGTTCCCGGGTGGCCCGCCGATCGACAAGGCGGCCCGCAACGGCGATCCGGTCGCGATCGACTTCCCGCGCGGTCTCACCGCGCCGCGGGACCTGCAGCGGCACCGGTTCGACTTCTCCTTCTCCGGGCTCAAGACCGCGGTGGCCCGCTGGGTCGAGGCGCGGCAACGGTCCGGCGAGCCGGTACCGGTGGACGACGTCGCCGCATCCTTCCAGGAGGCGGTCTGCGACGTGCTGTCCCGCAAGGCGATCGACGCCTGCCAGGAGCACGGGATCGACACCCTGCTGATCGGCGGCGGGGTGGCGGCGAACTCGCGGCTGCGGGCGATGGCCACCGAGCGCGCCGAGCGGTACGGGATCCGGGTCCGGGTGCCGCGGCCGAAGCTGTGCACCGACAACGGGGCGATGGTCGCCGCCCTCGGGTCGCATCTCGTCGCGGCCGCGGTACCGCCGTCCACACTGGACATCCCGGCCGACTCGTCCCTCCCGGTGACCACCGTGTCACTCGCCAACCGGATGTGAGCCGTGCTCGACTCGGCGGCAGCACTGGCCAGGCGGCTACGCCTGCCGGGGGGTGCGCGCGGCGCGGCTTCGTGGGACCTCGGCTTGGCCGCCGTGCTGGCAGCCGCGTCCTTCGTGCCGCAACTCGCCGGAAACGGCCTGCAGTTCGGTCAGCTGGCGGTACGCCCGGCTGACACGTGGTCCGTTCTGCTGACCCTGGGTCAGTGCCTGCCGCTGTCGGTACGGCGCCGGTGGCCTTTGCTGTGCCTCGTGGTGGTGACCGGTTCCTTCGCCGCGTTCCAATCGCTGGGCTACCGCACCGACTTCGCCAGTGCGGGGCTGTTCGTCGCGGTGTACAGCGCCGGCGCCCATCTCGGTCGCTCCCGGCGCGGGGTGGCCGCGGTAGCGACCGCCGGCTACGTCGCACTTTCCGTCACCCTGCACGCCCTGCGGTCGCCGGAACGACTGATCGACTACGGCACCTTCTACCTCGCGCTGGTCATCTGCTGGCGAGCCGGCTCCTGGATGCGCGCCAGGCAGGCGGCGGAGGTCGAGCGGCGCCGGGAGAGCGCGCAGCAGGCCACGGCGGCCGAGCGGGCCCGCATCGTCCGGGAGATCCACGACGTGGTGACCCACCACGTGACCGCCATCGTCGTCCAGGCCGACTCGGCCCAGTATCTGGTCGGCTCGGCGCCAGACCGGGCTGTGGACAGCCTCTCTGCCATTAGCGGAACCGGGCGGCGGGCGCTGGCGGAACTGCGGCATCTGCTCGGTGTGCTCGAGGGGCCCGAGGGCGCGGCCGGTCCGCGGCCGGGGGTTCCCGCACCCTCCGTGGAGGAGGCGCCGGCATCCGGTCGGTTCCGCGATCTGGTCGAGCGAACCCGGCTGGCGGGACAGCCGGCGGAACTGTTCGAGGACGGTGACGACGCGCCCATCGCCGGCGCTGCGCAACACGCCGCGTACCGGGTGGTGCAGGAAGCCCTGACCAACGCGGTGAAGCACGCGCCCGGCCGCCGCACCGTGGTCCGGGTACGGTACGGCACGGAGATCCGGATCGACGTCACCAGCGCGGGTCCGGTCATCGCCGAGCGCGCCTTCACCCCGGGACGCGGACTCACCGGCCTGCGCGAACGGGTGAACCTGTGCGGTGGGGAACTGTCCGCCGGTGCCCGACCCGGTGGTGGGTTCGTGGTCAGCGCCCGGATTCCGTCGGCGGGAGTGCGCGAATGACCGGCTCGGCGCCGATCCGCATCCTGGTTTGCGACGACCAGCCTTTGGTGCGTACCGGTTACTCCACCACGTTCGCCGCGCAGCCCGGGTTCGAGGTGGCAGGTGAGGCGAGCAACGGGCGGGCGGCGGTGGACGGCGCCCGCCGGCTGCGCCCCGACGTGGTCGTGATGGATGTCAGGATGCCGGTGCTCGACGGCATCGAGGCGACCCGCCTGCTTGCCGGCCCGGGGGTGCCGGACCCGGTGAAGGTGCTGGTCGTCACCACCTTCAACATCGACGAGTACGTCTACGCGGCGCTGCGGGCCGGGGCGAGCGGGTTCCTGCTCAAGGACTGTCTGCCCGCCCAGCTGATCGAAGGGGTACGCACGGTCGCCGCCGGGGATTCGTTGCTCGACCCGGCGGTCACTCGCCGGCTGATCGGCCGGTTCGCCGCCCGGATCAGGAACGACGATCCCGCCCAACCCTCGGCGGGACACCCGCTGTCCGCGCTGACCCGGCGCGAGACCGAGGTGCTCAAACTGGTCGCTGCCGGGTTGTCGAACGCCGAGATCGCCGGGGTCCTTTTCATCGGTACCGAGACCGTGAAGACCTACGTCTCACGCATCCTCGCCAAGCTCCAGTTGCGCGACCGGGTGCAGGCGGTGGTCCTCGCCTACCGGGTGGGCCTGGTGCGCGACCGCGACTGACCCGGCCGGCGCGACCGGGCGGTCCCCCGTGAGAGCTACCGGGAGTTGTCCACCTTGGGGTGACTTACCCTGCGCCGCCCGATCGTAGCGTTCTGGGCGGATGTCGCGGCACGACGCCGCGGCCGTACCCAGGAGCGTCATCGATGGACAGCGGATCCACACCAGCATCCAGTCCCGCAGTCGGCGACGCACCGAGGGCTTCGCCGCGGCGCCGGCCCGGGCCGGCGCGCTGGGCCTGGCTCGGCGCCGCGGCGCAGGTCGTCTTCCTCGTGGTCATGATCGCCGCCGCGTTCTGGCAGGGCCCGCGCTACAGCGTCCTGAAGCACACCGTCAGCGACATGTCCGCGATCGGCGCGCCGCACGCCATGGTCCCCATCGTCGTCTTCACCGTGTGCGGCGCCGCGACGATCGTCTTCGCGCTGCGCTCGGTGTGGCCGACGCTGCGTCCCGGCGGTTGGCGGGCGGCCCTGGGTACCGCGCTGCTCGCGCTGTCCGTGGTCGGCCTCGGTGACCTGCTGAGCTCGCAGGAACGGCTCGCCTGCCGGATGGCCGACCCGGGCTGCACCGCCATCAAGCAGATCTCCAACGCAGGCGGCAGTACGGACAACGTCGTCACCTCGCTCGGCGTACTGCTTCTCGTCGTCGCCGGGTTCTTCCTGGCCGCGGCGATGCGCCGAACGCCGGGCTGGCAGCGGTGGGCCTGGCCGGCCCGCTGGGCGGCGATCCTGGTCCTTGCCTTCGCCGTCGCCGACGTGCTGACCCAGAACGCGGGCCTGGGCGGGCTGTTCGAGCGGTTGGTCGCGGTGACCGGCGCCGTTGCGGTCGGCGTACTCGCGGTCGGGATCCTCCGTCGCGGCGCAGCTCGCGAGCCCTACCGCGAAACGGTGAGGCCGACGAGAATGGGGTCGTGATCGTACGGATGTGGGAGGCCAGGGCGCATCCCGCCGAGTTCCCGGAACTGCTCGACTGGGTGTACAAGGCGGTCGTGCCGGCGTTCGCGGTGGAGCCGGGGCACCTGGGTACCGAGGTGTTCCGGTCCGGCGACGAGCGGATCGTGGTGCTCTCCCGCTGGCGCGACCAGCCGGCGGAGATCGCCGAACCGCCGGCGCGGCTGGTGCCCCGGCCGCCGCACTCCTGGGACTTCGTCCCGGTCGACCGCTGAGCGACCCCGTGCCTCGCCGGATCCGAACCGGCGGGGCACGCTCGGCCCGAGCCGGTGATGGGGTCCGGCCGCCGAGCTATGCCCCGTCCGGTACCAGGTCGTCGAGCAGCGCGTCCAGCTCGGCGAGGCTGGAGACCCGGGGGCCGGTCCAGCCCGCGGTGTCCGCCCAGGGGTCGGCGATCGCGGTGTCGGCCAGTACCGTCGGCAGCCCCAGCGCCGCCGCACCGGACAGCTCGCCGCTCGCGCCGTCGCCGACGAACGCACACGACGTCGGCGGCAGGTTCAACGCCACCACCGCGGCCAGGTAGGCGCGCGGGTCCGGCTTCGCGTAGCCGAGCGTGCTGGAGAACACCGCCAGTTCGAACCGGTCGACGAACTCGGTCTCCCGCCACAACAGCGGCACCTCGGCGCTGCAGTTGGTCACCAGCGCGAGGCGCCAACCCTTGTCGCGCAAGGCATCCAGCGCGGCCAGTACGCCCGGGGCGGGGTGCAGCTGGCGCCGGGTCAGGGCGAGCCGCTGCCGGACCGCGCTGTCGACCGCGGCGGCGGTGGGCCGGCCACCGACCCGCTCGGCGAGGGTACGCATCGTCTCGGGTAGGTCGCCGAGGTGGCCGGTGAACCGGTCCTTGCGGCTGGCCCGTACCTCGGCGGCGAACCGCTCGGCGTCCACGCCGAGCACCGCGGAGATCCGCCGGGACACCTCGTCCCGCTGTACCGAGGTGTCGCCGGGCACCAGCGTGCCGAACAGGTCGAACAGAATCGCGCGCGTCACGCCCGCACGCTACCGGCCCCCGCCACCCGCCCAGCGCCCGCCCGCCTCCCACCGCCCGCCCGCCGCCCGCCCAGCGCCCGTCCAGGCTCGTTGATCAAGGGATTCGGGAGCATCGTGCCAGGATCGCGGGGACGAATCCCTTGATCAACGCGGCGTGGGAGTCAGGGCGGGAGCAACGCGGCGTGGGTGTCAGGGCGGGACCGGCGCGGCGTGGGGTGTCAGGGCGGGGCCGGCCAGTAGGAGCGGCGTTCGGCCACGGCGGTGAAGCCGAGGGCGCGGTACAGGGCGACCGCGGGGCGGTTGGAGACCGGCGTGAGCACGGCGACTCCGGTGGCGCCGAGCCGGGCCAAGCGGCGGAACGCCTCGGCGATCACCGCGCTGGCGTGGCCGCGCCGGCGGTGCCCCGGATGCGTACCGGCCGGCTCGAGCAGCGCGGTGCCACCCGGCGGGCCGAGCCAGGCGAGGCAGAACGCGGTGATCCGGTCGTCCACCGTGCCGACCAGGTCGAGCTCGGCGCGGTAGCCGGGCACCGCGCGCAGCCGCTGGTACCGCTCGGGAGTGAGCGACGAGCCGGGAAACGCGGCGTGCTGCACGGCCACCCGCTGGGCCGCGTCGGCGGACCGGAACGCCCGTACCGTGGGTTCGGCCGGGGGTTCGGCCACCGCGCCGGGCAGCGGGCGCCACAGGTGCAGCCAGATGTCCGGGTCCGGCTCGTAGCCGGCGGCGAGCAGCGCGCGGGTCAGCGCGCCGGGGCCGGGCGGCGGGTCGATCCAGGGCCCGCCGCCGGCCCGGTCCAGCCGCCGGGACAGGTCGGCGAGGACCGCGTCGGCCAGCGTCGAGTCGTGCAGGTACGCGGGGTTGACGGCGCAGCGGGCACTGCCCGGCTGGTCGCACAGGATCACTGCGGCGCAGCGCCCGGTGGCGTCCCACCAGACCCGGATCTGCTCGTCCCGGATAGCCGGCTCGAACCGCAGCGCCCAGCCGAGGTCACCGGCCTGCAGCTGCCACCCGCAGCCGGCCGACGGTTCCCAGGCGCGCAGCGACGCCAGTACCGTGCCGGCCTCCCGGTCGGTCAACCGGCGCCGGGTGAACCCCGTCTCCACGAAACGGCACCCTATGTGCCGGTGCCCCGGCGCGCGGTAGGGAAATCGTCGAACTGTGTCGCACGGCGCACCGATCCGCCCCAACCCCGCCGTCGATCAAGGGATCGGGACACGGAGTCGTCGCGTTTCGTGCCCGAATCCCTTGATCAACTGACCGCGCGGGGCCGCGCAGGGCCGCGCGGGGCCGCGCGGGAGCCGGAGTGGGGGAGGGGCGGGGGTGGGGGCGGGGTGGGAAACTCGGTCGCGGTGGGGGTGGGGCGGCCGTAGCGTCGGGGGGCGTGCGTCAACTGCCCCTCGCCGACCCCGGTACTCCGGTACACCGCTCACCGGCCGCGTACCTGCGGTGGCTGGTGCGCAAGCAGGCCGGCACGATCCTCGTCGCCATGTGCTTCGGCATCGCCTGGATGCTCGCGCAGGCGCTCATGCCGGCCGCGATCGGCAAGGCCATCGACGCCGGTCTCGGGCACCGCAACACCCGGGCGCTGTTCGACTGGGCGGCGGTGCTGTTCGGGCTCGGCGTGGTCCAGGCCGCCGCCGGCGTGATGCGGCACCGGCTCGCCGTGTCCAACTTCCTGACCGCCGCGTACCGGACCGTGCAGGTGGTCACCCGGCACTCGGTACGGCTCGGCGCGACGCTGCCGAAGCGGGTGGCGACCGGCGAGGTGGTGACCGTGGGCGCGACCGACATCGCCCAGCTCGGCAACTCGCTGGACATCTCCGGCCGGCTCGCCGGCTCGGTCGTCTCGTTCGTCACCGTGGCGATCATCCTGCTCGCCACCTCGGTACCGCTGGGTCTGCTCGTGCTGATCGGGGTGCCGGTGCTGGTCCTCGCGATCGGGCCGATGCTCAAGCCGCTGCACCGCCGCCAGCAGGCGCAGCGGGAGCTCGCCGGCGACCTCACCTCGTACGCGAACGACATCGTGCACGGCCTGCGGGTGCTGCGCGGCGTCGGCGGCGAGGAGGTCTTCGCGCGGCGCTACGCGGCCCGGTCGCAGCGGGTACGGGCGGCCGGCTACCGGGTCGCCGGGGTCGAGTCGGCCCTGGACGCCACCCAGATCCTGCTGCCCGGCGTCTTCGTCGTGCTGGTCACCTGGCTCGGTGCGCGGTTCGCGCTGACCGGGGTGATCAGCCCCGGCCAGCTCGTCGCGTTCTACGGGTACGCGGCGTTCCTGGTGCAGCCGCTGAGCACGCTCACCGAGGCGGCCGACAACCTGACCCGCGGCCTGGTCGCCGCCCGCCGGGTGGTGCGCATCCTCGACATCGAGCCGGAGCTGTCCGACCCGCAGACCCCGGCCGCGGTACCGGACGAGCCGGGCGAGGTGGAGCTGGCCGACGCGGCCTCCGGGGTGCGGATCGCCGCGGGCTCGCTGACGGTACTGGTGGTGTCCGGCCGGCCGTCCGCCGCGCAGCTCGCCGACCGGCTCGGCCGGTACACGGCCGGGTCGGTGCTGTTCCGCGGGGTGCCGCTGGACCGGCTGCCGACCGCCGAGGTGCGTCGGCGCATCCTGGTGTCCGACACCGGGTCGCGGCTGTTCGCCGGCCCGCTGCGGGCCGAGCTGGACCCGTCCGGCGCGCTGCGCGACGAGCGGATCCTGGCCGCGCTGGACGCCGCGTCCGGCGCGGACATCCTGGCCGGTCTGCCGGACGGGCTGGACACCGCGATCGAGGAACGCGGCCGGTCGGTGTCCGGCGGCCAGCAGCAGCGGCTGGTGCTGGCGCGGGCGCTGCTCGCCGATCCGGACGTGCTGATCCTGGTCGAGCCGACCTCGGCGGTCGACGCGCACACGGAGGCGCGCATCGCGGCCCGGTTCGCCGAGTTCCGCGCCGGCCGGACCACGGTGGTGCTGACCGAGAGCCCGCTGCTCGCGGACCGGGCCGACACCGTGCTGTTCGTGTCCGGCGGCGTGCTCGCCGCCGCCGGCAGGCACGCCGACCTGCTCGCGAACCCGGCGTACCGCGCGGTGGTGCTGCGCGGCGAGGACGACGACCGACCCGACGGCACCGGGGACGGGACGGGCACCGTCGCCGGCGCCGAGCCGACCGGCGGGCAGCCGGGCGCCGCGGCGACCGGTACGGGCCGGTCCGGAACGGTGGCCGCGGAACGGATCGGGGCGGTGGCCGCCGACCCGACGCTGCCGCTGCGTGCGGAGGTGACGGAATGACGGTGCAGCTGCCGGTGGCGACGCCGGCCCAGGTCCGGCGGTACGCCCGGACCCTCGCCCGGCGGCACCCCAGGGCGCTGGTGACCGCGCTGGTGCTGCACGCGCTGGCGGCGATCGCCGGGCTCGGCGCGCCGCGGCTGCTCGGCAACCTGGTCCAGGCGGTACAGGACGGGACCACCCGGGTCACGGTGGACAAGGTGGCGCTGGCGATCGCGGCGTTCGTGATCGGCCAGTCGGTGCTGACCAGGTTCGCCCGGTTGGTGTCGTTCCGGCTCGGTGAGCGGGTACTGGCCGAGTTGCGCGAGGAGTTCGTCCGCCGGGTGCTGTCCCTGCCGTTGTCCACAGTGGAGCGTGCCGGCACCGGCGACCTGCTGACCCGTACCTCCCGGGATGTCGACGCGCTCGCCCGCACGGTCCGGTTCGCGGCGCCGGAGACGCTGATCGCGCTGGTCACGACCGTGCTCACGCTCGGCGCGCTGGCCCTGGTCGGCCCGCTCGTCGCGCTGCCCTGCCTGATCGCGGTGCCGATCCTGTGGGCCTCCACCCGCTGGTACCTGCGCCGCGCCACCGCCGGCTACCTGCGCGAGAACGCGGCCTACTCCGACGTCAACGAGGGGCTCGCCGAGACCGTCGAGGGCGCCCGTACCGTCGAGGCGATGCGCCTTGCCCGGCAACGGATCCGGCGCACCGACGGCGACATCGGCCGGTCGTTCGCGGCCGAGCGATACACGCTGTGGCTGCGCTCGGTGTGGTTCCCGGCGGCAGAGGTCAGCTACGTCGTCCCGGTGGTGGCCACGCTGCTGGTCGGCGGGCTGCTCTACACGCACGGGATGGCGAGCCTCGGCCAGGTCACCGCGGCCACTCTCTACGTGCAGCAACTGATCGACCCGGTCGACCGGCTGCTGTCCTGGCTGGACGAGCTGCAGGTCGGCGGCGCCTCGCTGGCCCGCCTGCTCGGCGTCTCCGCCGGCCCGGACGAGGCTGCCGACGCCCGTCCCGGCGCTGCGGGCTCGCCCGGCGGAACGCCGGGCCCCGCTGCCGATCCGGTACCGCTGCCGTCCGGTGCGGCGCCCGCGGTGGTCGCGGCCGGCGTGCATTACTCCTATGTGGATGGTCGGGATGT
This genomic interval carries:
- the alr gene encoding alanine racemase, translating into MQQAEAVIDLDAISSNVSHLAGLTSAAVMAVVKADGYGHGAVPAARAALRGGASWLGVATLTEAFQLRDAGITAPVLAWLIAPGTPVDAAVRRDVDLSCATLGGLAAAAAAGRAADRPARVHLKIDTGLSRGGSTAGSWPDLVTAAAKAQADGAVQVVGVWSHLACADEPGHPSVDRQLAAYHEALDVAERAGLRPTHRHLANSAGLLTRPDTHFDLVRPGIACYGLSPVRGWPSAAALRPAMTVRARVLISKQVPAGTGVSYGHTYRTERPGTIAVIPLGYADGVFRAASNAGQVWLAGARRTIAGRVCMDQFVVDVGDAPVGDGDVAVLFGPGDGGEPTADDWADVIGTINYEVVCRLGISRAVRRYVGGAA
- a CDS encoding alpha/beta fold hydrolase, whose protein sequence is MPDRRSRARTAGLVGAAVGAAAAGVAGGLAVRALLTRRDRAPAPVDPYADEPFDALPADAELVVTTDEGVDLHVEVVEPPGRGAPALTVVFVHGYALDSGTFHFQRRALTELTSPRLRLVAYDQPGHGRSGRLPAGEYSIDALGGALWRVIEEVAPDGPLALVGHSMGGMTIMALAERHPELFEPGGRIRAVTFVSTSAGELAGVPLGLPKLLPRASLLPALANAAKLTPGIIDRARGAAGDIAYLLTRRYGFAGATPSPAVVKYVERMNARTSVESIAGYVKTLYEHRRYRALEALRHTRVLVIAGDSDVFTPLSHAQEITRLLPNATLLVLPDAGHMALLEYPDAVTEPLRVLLVAAAKKRSTT
- the tsaE gene encoding tRNA (adenosine(37)-N6)-threonylcarbamoyltransferase complex ATPase subunit type 1 TsaE gives rise to the protein MIGTVHHELSTVDDTRAFGERLARLLRAGDLVVLVGPLGAGKTALTQGIGAGLGVRGDVTSPTFVIARVHPPDPARGGRLPLVHVDAYRLGGALEVDDLDLDASAEDSVTVVEWGQGLVEQLADAHLEVRIDRLDDDTRTATLIPHGGDWADRLATL
- a CDS encoding alpha/beta fold hydrolase, producing MGTWRLSRTYESESGTVRWDVLGPDGAEPVVLLHGTPFASYVWRNVAAALAATYRVYVWDMPGYGASAMAAGQDVSLGAQSRVFTELLEHWRLPAPAVVAHDFGGAVALRALLLHHARYRRLGLVDPVALAPWGSPFFRLVGANTEVFEQLPGHLHEALVRRYVASASAPGLPPPTLDALVRPWLGDTGQSAFYRQIAQADQSYTDEFRDLLGDIAIPTLICWGGDDEWIPLDRGRELAGLIGPAELTVVPGAGHLVQEDAPAQLTAALLPFLGA
- the tsaB gene encoding tRNA (adenosine(37)-N6)-threonylcarbamoyltransferase complex dimerization subunit type 1 TsaB yields the protein MLVLGVDTATAAVTAVLAEVTDDDVRELATEVTVAAQAHGERLAPAIEAVLTATGRTPADLVAVVAGTGPGPFTGLRVGLVTATALGQTLAIPTYDVCTLDALGAVAGAGRVLVATDARRKEIYWATYLDGVRQTGPAVARPAEVADGLAVDRAVGAGAVQYAEILGVPVADEPRYPVGTALVALAADRIRAGAPGETLVPRYLRRPDVTPAAAPKPAATR
- the rimI gene encoding ribosomal protein S18-alanine N-acetyltransferase, yielding MSEVRIERLRWWHIRELLPIEDELFGAERWSAAMFWSELAAGHYYRIARDDTGIVGYAGLAVTGPDEAWIHNIAVRRDRQRAGVGRALLDDLLAEADRHGATHVLLEVAVDNEPARTLYGRYGFVEVGRRRGYYQPSNTDALVLRREASGSD